The genomic window GTCTGTTGTTTTGATGGTCAAATTCCCAAGtcttgtgattattttttctttatttgtcatgatttgtgttttaagaataaatcttttcattatatattatgttctgtgtttttcttcttgattggaTGTAGAAGACCTTTCTTTAGTTGTACTTGCAGTTACTCCAAACTAAAAGTTGCATTAACAAAAGATTGGTTAtagatttttaagaaattaatcatGGCATGCACTCTATGCATGTGCTTGTGCTGCTTGTTGGTGCAGAGATGTctgtttatctatgttttatGATGAGCATGCTTTATGAATGAGTGGGTAGCTGAAGGGTGCTTGTGCTTCTACGTCTAGAGAGTTGGCCTTCTTGCTTGTCAGATCACAAATAGTTTATTTCTGCAGGTGTACCGCCTGCAGACTTACAGATAGAAAATGCTAGCTGCCCTGCAGATGAACGCATGTTCTGGTAAGTTCTTTTTTAGATATCAGCGTTTCtcaccatttctttttctagGTAAGATTTGATACTAACCCaccttttgtgtttttttttcagtgataATTGCCGAACTTCTATTTTTGATTATCACAGAAGTTGCTCAAATTGCTCTTCTGATCTTTGTCTTCTCTGTTGCCGTGAGATCCGTGCTGGATGCTTGCAAGGTGGTGGGCCGGATGTGGTTATGGAGTATATTGATAGGGGATTTAAGTATATGCATGGTGAACATGAggaaataaaagatgaattgcTGACTGGTTCGCCTAAAAAGACTGTCTCTGAGGATTTTATAGGGCCAAAGTCTGGATGGAAAGCAAATGAAGATGGAAGCATTCATTGTGCTTGTGGTAGTGGCAATTTACAACTGAAATGTTTGTTCCCAAACACAGAAGttaatttttcagtttcagTTTCAGTTTCAGAGTTGGTAAAGaaagttgaagatgtgttaaaAAACTGTGAAATTGACTCTGCTAATGCTCCCGTTGAACTACGCATGTGTTTTAATTCGAATGGCAATCGTGATATCTGTAATGGTAACGAGTTGTTAAAAGCAGCATGTCGAGAAGATTCTGATGATAACTATTTGTTCAATCCAAAAGCCAAAGATATCATGGAGGATGATTTGAAACATTTTCAGTTCCATTGGAAGAGAGCTGAGCCTGTGATTGTTAGCAATGTGCTTGAGACTGCTTCTGGGTTAAGTTGGGAGCCGATGGTAATGTGGCGTGCCTTCCGCCAgatcaaacatgaaaaacatggTACACTTTTGGATGTTAAGGCAATTGAGTGCCTGAGTTGCTGTGAGGTCAGTGTATTTacctcttcttttttgtgtttcagCGGTGCATTGAAGACAAAATTTTGCCACCTTTTAttgcttgattttgatgttattttctgATAATCATGGGAGGGTCTAAGTCCACGATCATATAATTCAAATCCACAACAGAAGACTTTCTTTTTACCGAAACTGATTACATAATACAAAGAGCTCGCATAACATTGTATTATAGCATTTCATCCCCATATTGTCTCTCACCAAGCTCGAACCACAGTAGACCTTCCTCATCCTTTCTTCTCCATAACAGTCTCTTTGTGAAGCCTAAAACCCCTTGCTAGTTGCTACATTATCTTTCAACCAAGAACCCATTTCTCATAAAACCTAGCTTTGCCATGGCCGTGCCACTACCATCTGAGCCATCACCAAACAATCGCTGCTCCTAATGCATCTGAGCTATTTCAACCAGCAACCCAAATAATTATCACCGCCATAATAAAAACTCAGCTGCAACATTGctaattgaaattgaatgagTTTTTCAAATAGTTCTGGCAAATTTTAGGTAGACTTCATTATCTCAATTGATCTCTTTCCTGTTGAGCACAAATATTTTGATGCTATTTTCTGATAACTATGGCTGTGAATCATTCTCCATTTATCTTGATAACTATGCGTGCAATCTGTATTGAAATGTCATCACTTGTTATGATCTTTagtatgaagctcaattcttgaTGAACGCAGGTAGAAATTAATGTCCATAAATTCTTTACTGGTTACACGGAGGGAAGGTTTGATGGTAAAAATTGGCCTCAGATTCTGAAGCTGAAAGACTGGCCCCCATATAAAACATTTGGTGAAAGTTTGCCACGACATGATGTTGAATTCACCTGTTGTTTGCCCTTCAAGGAGTATACTGACCGCCGCAGTGGACCTTTAAACCTTGCTATCAGGTTGCCTCAGAATTCTTTGAAGCCAGACATGGGGCCGAAGACATATATTGCTTATGGATTTCCTATAGAGCTTGGGCGTGGAGATTCTGTTACCAAGCTTCATTGTGACATGTCTGATGCGGTATGTTTGTTTCCTTTATTCTTGTTCAGATAAAAGAAGATATAGTAGTGACAGAAAGAGAATGAAAGGTTAGAAATCAATAAGAATGACACATCCTTCTGAAAAAGGCTGAAAGGTGAATTCCATAACAAAAGTTATGACAACTTAAAATTTCCTTTCTTAGTGTGCCATGTTCAGTTTTTCTTGGAGGCAACATTTAAATTGTTGACTTACAAAGCCATGCTTTGATTGCTTTTATTCTATTCTGTAGATATCACAGGCTTATATTTGGGAGCTTTGAAAACTATAGTCAGGGATCAGCATCGTGTCTTGTTCCAAATATtgcataaaaaatcaagaaagtgaCTTTAAGCAGCATTGGGTATTTTCAGTGGTGATGCTCAACTAACTGTTGTATGATACTCTTTGTATGAGttgtgtttgaattttttttccaacctgCTTAGAGAAAAGGTAATATGTTTTGGTCTGCAAACATGAGGTTGCAAACTTGATGCTTGACAGCAAGCTCTCAGTGAGAAAACGGTCAAGAACTGTCAGATTTCTCTCACTAGGATTCTGCTGGGATGGGGCAATGACTAATGGTCTTTTTGTTAATGATAGATTTTCATATATTCTGACAGAAAAATTTAAGACTTGAAATGtggaatttttcctttttcctgcCAGCAGTGAATCTTGATATTATAGTATCTACATGTGCTGGGGCTGTCAAGACTGGGatctgaaataattatttaaccTCATGATTGGTCTTTTATTCATGATTATTTTGTGCACAATAAATTTGCTGCTTTAGGTGAATGTTTTAACGCATACTGCTGAGGTATCCTATAACGATGGACAACTTGCTGAGATTCAAAATTTGAAGCTTCTTCACTTCAAACAAGACCAGAGAGAACTTTTTGGATATGATCAGAATGTGGATAAATTTGATGTTAACAAGAATGGTGGTGTTTCTGGTAGGTCACTTAATGATTATGTGTTTATTATCTGGCGAAGTTGATGACCTGACTTACAATTTTCTGTTTAATGGTTCTgccttttcaaataaattaggGAAATCTACTGAGAAGGAAGAAGTGGTTCAAGGCAAAATCTATGAGAGTGGACCTTTAAATTGTGCAAATGAGTTGGAATGGCCTGACGCTTTAGATGGAGGTGCTGTTTGGGATATTTTCCGGAGAGAAGATGTTCCTAAATTGCAGGAATATCTCGATAAGCACTTCAAAGAATTTAGGCATATCCATTGTTGCCCTTTACAAAAGGTAATCGTGTATTGGCTGTCTTGTTTACCTTTGGCCCATGGTCGTGTTATAACTTTCAGATTTGCTTAATTCAAGGGTTTGGTAGAAACAGTCTATATTCCATGCTAAAAAAAACTCTGTTGTGTATCCTAATTCATGgtcaagaaaatgaattttgtgGTAAAACTTTAGGTAACAAGAACACCAGTTATGCACTAAtgctttacaaaaaaaatcttgaatttgttAAATGGTATATGTTAAAGAAATATTCTAGGGTGGACGTGGAAAGGCACCATGAATGTTATGAATTGGTTGGGGAAAGTTGGGATGAGCATGGTAGCTGATCGAAAAGAGAGACTGTTTCGTCAAAACTGAATTAAATGGGCCAGCTAAATCGGATTACTGCTGGTTGTCTGAATTTGTAGCATAAATTGCTTGCATCCTTGAAGTAACTACATGAACTACTGTTCTTTTGGTGTTGTAGGTTGTTCACTCCATACATGACCAGACATTTTATTTGACTCTAGAGCACAAAAGGAAGCTAAAAGAGGAATATGGTTAGTCCTTTAATGTATATAATAGGTTCAGtcagtttcttttttcctcttgattTTGAGGTTTATAATTATGTTACTGACACTGATGTGCAGGCATTGAACCGTGGACATTTGTCCAGAAACTTGGAGATGCTGTCTTTATTCCTGCAGGCTGTCCTCATCAAGTTAGAAACTTGAAGGTAAAATTTGTTCTGTTATATATTTACCTGGAAATTTTGTGTGGCAATTCCTGCTGGTCATTTTTTGAGCAATGAAATTGATGGCAATGCTTTGATCTTGATCATGGAATTAGGCAACGTAGGAGGTTCAGAAATTAACAATGTCTTATTCATGGTCTCCACAActttgttgctattttttttttggtgtgctATGGTCCAGTTcctaaaattttaggatgagaTGGTTCCACTGAATTATTCAGCAGTGTAGATTTCTTTACATCTGATGTGGATGTAGTCCTTTGATGACTTGGTGGAAGTATAATTCTCAAGGTTTCTACTGTAATGTGCTTATGTTTTTTAggtcttgttttaaaaaattgaacattaaatcTGGGAGTTTAATTGCCATTAAGTAGTGAGCTTCCTTGTTCATGTGTTGGTTTATACCAGTGGCACATGCACACAATCAGAAATGCAGACTGATTTTCCATGAAAACTAATTTATACATTTACAGTCTTGCATTAAGGTAGCACTGGACTTTGTCTCGCCTGAAAATGTTGGTGAGTGCATACGTTTGACAGAGGAATTCCGTCTGCTCCCCCCAAATCATCAGGCCAAGGAAGACAAGCTGGAGGTATTTGTAATCTTCCTTTTATGTCTATATAATAATGACAAGTGCTGAAACCCATTTGTCAATCTGAAGGGAATGAGTCTTTGGTCATTGAGATGCTTTCCTTGAAAGTGTTGTGAGTTAGAGAATGGAGTCTTTCATGTACAAGTTGGCCAATTGTATCTGTTGTGAATGTCTCTTTTTGATGCTCTCTTCTTATCCATCCAAAGAGTTAGatcaatttcttcatttaatcATTCTATAACACATTTAATGTAGGACCTCTGAAATCTATAATTTAGAGTTATTCTATGATGATATTCTGGTTAATGCTGAAAAGTTAAGGATCTTGTAATAAGAGAAATTCCACTGGAGTGAAAAGAGTTGATCTGGGGATGAAGTGGGGGCACTACTCGGTTTTTTGAGTAGTCCTGTCGTATTTATACTATGGAGAGTTTTATTTCTCCCTGGTCaccacatgtttcacaatagaATAATCTCTGGTGTGCTAGTAAAATCTTGCAATATGATAAACACAAGAAGAATGAAGACCAAGGACTTTCATtgcaaaataatgaaatactaTAGAATAGCCAAGCCTGTCTGTCCAAATCATTGTTCGAACTGCAAGTGCTGTAACATTGCTCTCAGTATTGCCATCTCTGGTCACAACTGTGATATTCAGCTgctcttgattatttttatcatatccGACACAATCTTTACCTTATGGCACCATAAAAACCCACAACCAGTGGCCATACATTCATTTTTTTGGTTGCACTGCATTTTACTCTTGGTCACTTGTTGATCATGCACTGACTAAATCTAACCTGGCTCGGTTTTTGATGCAGATAAAGAAAATGTTACTTCATGCTGCGAGACGCGCTGTAGATTTTCTGATGAAGGATGGAAAGTGAGTCACTAACCATTCATGCTTGATTTTTAGATTAGTACTCAGCATATTCGTATTTCAgttctttctttcccttttttattaaatcattgccaaaaggtttttttaaaaatatgctcATGCCATTAGTTTGGAATGACGCAGCCATGTATTTATGTAGCATTTTGATCCGTCTATGACAGGGCATGGTGTGTAATAAGTGAAAAAATGTATTCATTCTGTCCATAAAAGAATTGCTCATTATATGCAAGTGATTCCACTGAAGGAAAACAGTGAAATGAAATGTTTGAGTATACTAATTGCTCAGTGGAACACTCGATGAAATTAAATTGAGgagcaaaaaggaaaaagattaaatttttgttgttgttgaacgTTATTAAGGTATGCTTTAATCTCTTTTTGTTAGATTACCATGCTGCTGCTGTCGGTAAAGCAACCTTAAACTTTGTAGCCTCTAGGTGCAAATGTGAAATGCAGATGTTTTTCTTTCTGGTCATGTGTCAAGGAGAACTGTTCACTTGGATTATTGGTTCTGAACAatcatttgccatgcatttcattgttattttcttttgttaaagcaaCCGAGtgtttgaattgttttatttcagAGTGGAGAAAACCGAGAAGGTTTGAGAAAGAGAAGGCTGGGAGGAAGAAGGGGTGACTTGCAGTGTCATCATCCTTAGGCaggatttctttttgtttcaggtGCTAGTTTTATGTTCTAGGTTCATAAAATAGTCACCGTAAAAAATCTCCTCTGTTCTCATCGTCGTCAGTCGAGTAGATTCTCTTCTGGGATTGTTACCTACTACAGGTTgaacatataatttttgttgAACGAGATAGAAACAGAGGAAGATGATTTCTGTACAAGGTTTGATTGGCACAGCACTAATGCTGGATGTTTCTAACTAATACTCCGTAAATGCTTGCTTTATATTTACTTATCCCAGGTCATGAGTTTTATTACCCAAAAATTTCAAACTCACTTTACTAATTCTTGTGTTTGAATCTGGATGCAAGCGTCTGAGTAGTCTGCATGACTGAAACAAGAATCGGGACGGCTGAAAATCACGGTTTGTACCTgttagtggttgttttttaaaaaaatttatttgaaaatatattaaaataatatttttaatattaatataaatatataaatatattaattttacataaaaaaattaatttttttaaaaataagattttaattgtGTTCCTAAGGTAAATCAGTTATATagcaatataaattaaattagtcattttctgaaaatgacTGCCCAATCACCACAGTTGGAATCAGTAATAAAGCATTGGTCTGGACCAGGTCCGATTGGTGTAGCTGGAACACCTTCAGCCTCGGAATGTATTCTTGAATTGCGGGAACCTCCTCTTCAGCCTCGGCAAAGGCAAATATTGAAATCTATCAACCCAATATAGAACTCGCTGGATATGAGCCGCGCTATGacgcaatcaaattttttttaatataaaaaaaaatgctagtgATGCAAGTatcattacaaaataaaaaaaaaattaagatttaagttATTGGCTTGGTTGAATTTAATAggcttgtttaa from Populus trichocarpa isolate Nisqually-1 chromosome 5, P.trichocarpa_v4.1, whole genome shotgun sequence includes these protein-coding regions:
- the LOC7477121 gene encoding lysine-specific demethylase JMJ25 isoform X1, which codes for MTRVGKRQRPAKSTAGVKEEAAENGGSEEEVKESGGLVEGSEIEGKVEETCHFDKSKDVSNKGNREWKVKESESRVSEEEREGNGVEEGRECDLKENANKGKKKKKGKKKESDNEKEKEKVKEGNDEKGVSSVVKEKKRVKFAEKEVASVEEGEFGDKSEVRFVKQEERGFAWKEKQEAGTEEEEEIAVDNGKEGKLDGKREEKGKRKREKKGGKLRNQEVDDEEGKEIGELGVEGKEKVKFVENEGENSEKGEKKGAELGNEEETVVGVEENGGPLKKRPRKNEKKVNYAEIDSALDEVVFGEKHRKSQKEDGVSDSRKKKALLENDGLQREKKSENGDVNNEEKGTALGNEEVESEEGKETVVGVEENGGPLKKRLRKTEKKVNYAEIDNALDELVFGEKHRKSRKKVGVSESRQKKGVSECDGLESEKKRENGDVNSGTKRASQKGKKKQEAQEKIKGEEEMEESGEGKGEGDSLVICTGTGHGPRSQKEQAGQNSKSWRTSQFTEEACLMCHQCQRSDKGRVIRCLKCKRKRYCIPCLTKWYPKMTEDDIASACPVCLGNCNCKSCLRLDAPVKDLKNLNLEVSEEEEVQHSKFLLCSLLPFLKRLDAEQMTEREIEARIRGVPPADLQIENASCPADERMFCDNCRTSIFDYHRSCSNCSSDLCLLCCREIRAGCLQGGGPDVVMEYIDRGFKYMHGEHEEIKDELLTGSPKKTVSEDFIGPKSGWKANEDGSIHCACGSGNLQLKCLFPNTEVNFSVSVSVSELVKKVEDVLKNCEIDSANAPVELRMCFNSNGNRDICNGNELLKAACREDSDDNYLFNPKAKDIMEDDLKHFQFHWKRAEPVIVSNVLETASGLSWEPMVMWRAFRQIKHEKHGTLLDVKAIECLSCCEVEINVHKFFTGYTEGRFDGKNWPQILKLKDWPPYKTFGESLPRHDVEFTCCLPFKEYTDRRSGPLNLAIRLPQNSLKPDMGPKTYIAYGFPIELGRGDSVTKLHCDMSDAVNVLTHTAEVSYNDGQLAEIQNLKLLHFKQDQRELFGYDQNVDKFDVNKNGGVSGKSTEKEEVVQGKIYESGPLNCANELEWPDALDGGAVWDIFRREDVPKLQEYLDKHFKEFRHIHCCPLQKVVHSIHDQTFYLTLEHKRKLKEEYGIEPWTFVQKLGDAVFIPAGCPHQVRNLKSCIKVALDFVSPENVGECIRLTEEFRLLPPNHQAKEDKLEIKKMLLHAARRAVDFLMKDGKVEKTEKV